One stretch of Chryseobacterium sp. LJ668 DNA includes these proteins:
- a CDS encoding ribonucleoside-diphosphate reductase subunit alpha produces MEEQKSDIWWLNEESEQMLNRGYLLKGETVDGAIDRITTAAAKKLYKPELQPAFKEMIMKGWISFSSPVWANMGTQRGLPISCFNVHIPDSIEGITHKMGEVIMQTKIGGGTSGYFGELRNRGTAVTDNGKSSGAVSFMKLFDTSMDVVSQGGVRRGAFAAYLDIDHGDIEEFLSIKDIGSPIQNLFTGICVPDYWMQDMIDGDADKRRIWARVLESRQQKGLPYIFFTDNVNRNKPQVYKDLGLTINASNLCSEIMLPSTRQESFICCLSSMNLELYDEWKDTNAVQLAIYFLDAVLSEFIEKTEGNYYLQGARDFAMRHRALGLGVLGYHSYLQKNMIPFESFEATQFNARAFKHIRTQADIASKELANIYGEPELLKGYGMRNTTVMAIAPTTSSSAILGQTSPGIEPFASNYYKAGLAKGNFMRKNKYLAKLLEDKGLDNEETWRTIMLNHGSVQHLNELTDEEKAVFKTFKEISPMEIISQAAQRQQYIDQAQSLNLQIPSTMPVKDVNYLYIEAWKKGVKTLYYQRSSSVSKEMMVNFVSCSACEA; encoded by the coding sequence ATGGAAGAACAAAAAAGCGATATCTGGTGGCTCAACGAAGAATCTGAGCAAATGCTGAATAGAGGTTACCTTTTGAAAGGAGAAACCGTAGACGGTGCAATCGACAGAATCACGACTGCAGCAGCAAAAAAATTATACAAACCTGAACTTCAGCCTGCTTTCAAGGAGATGATCATGAAAGGATGGATCAGCTTTTCTTCTCCGGTCTGGGCGAATATGGGAACACAGAGGGGTCTTCCAATCTCTTGTTTCAACGTTCATATTCCGGACAGCATTGAAGGAATTACCCACAAAATGGGTGAAGTGATCATGCAGACGAAAATCGGTGGCGGAACTTCGGGCTATTTCGGTGAACTTCGTAACAGAGGAACTGCCGTAACCGACAACGGAAAATCTTCAGGAGCTGTTTCGTTTATGAAATTATTCGATACTTCTATGGATGTCGTTTCACAGGGCGGTGTAAGAAGAGGTGCTTTTGCAGCATACTTGGATATTGACCATGGCGATATTGAAGAATTTTTATCGATTAAAGATATCGGAAGTCCGATCCAGAATCTGTTTACCGGAATTTGCGTTCCTGACTACTGGATGCAGGATATGATCGACGGTGATGCAGACAAAAGAAGAATCTGGGCAAGAGTTTTGGAAAGCCGTCAGCAAAAAGGTCTTCCGTATATTTTCTTTACGGATAACGTAAACAGAAACAAACCTCAAGTTTATAAAGATCTTGGATTAACGATCAATGCGAGTAATCTTTGCTCGGAAATCATGCTTCCGTCTACAAGACAGGAATCTTTCATCTGCTGTCTTTCTTCTATGAACTTAGAATTATATGACGAGTGGAAAGATACTAACGCTGTGCAATTGGCGATTTATTTCCTTGACGCTGTTTTATCTGAATTTATTGAAAAAACTGAAGGAAATTATTACCTTCAGGGAGCAAGAGACTTCGCAATGCGTCACAGGGCACTTGGTTTAGGCGTTTTAGGCTACCATTCTTACCTTCAGAAGAACATGATTCCTTTTGAGAGTTTTGAAGCGACGCAGTTTAATGCAAGAGCTTTCAAACACATCAGAACTCAAGCTGATATCGCGTCAAAAGAATTAGCCAACATCTACGGCGAGCCTGAATTATTAAAAGGTTACGGAATGAGAAATACAACCGTAATGGCGATTGCTCCTACCACTTCAAGTTCTGCGATTTTGGGACAGACTTCTCCTGGAATTGAGCCTTTTGCTTCAAATTATTACAAAGCTGGCTTGGCAAAAGGAAACTTCATGCGTAAGAATAAATATCTCGCTAAATTATTGGAAGATAAAGGTCTTGATAATGAAGAAACATGGAGAACAATAATGTTGAATCACGGTTCTGTTCAGCACCTAAATGAACTGACTGATGAAGAAAAAGCAGTATTCAAAACCTTCAAGGAAATTTCTCCTATGGAGATTATTTCTCAGGCTGCACAAAGACAGCAATATATTGATCAGGCGCAGTCTCTGAACTTACAGATTCCTTCTACAATGCCTGTGAAAGATGTAAATTACCTTTACATTGAAGCTTGGAAGAAAGGCGTAAAAACTTTATACTACCAAAGAAGTTCGTCTGTTTCTAAGGAAATGATGGTGAATTTTGTAAGCTGTTCGGCTTGTGAGGCTTAA